A genomic window from Streptomyces sp. MST-110588 includes:
- a CDS encoding tetratricopeptide repeat protein has product MDRKRLSRQELVRRRRRGGFVGRRAELAAFRANLGLDAEDEAYQFLFHVHGQAGVGKTSLVRQFEQTARECGALTAYVDEAVGTVADAMAAVSAQLARQGTPLKGFDKLLATYRERLHEVESAVADPELTADATAAGTTPPPSTGAMIAAQVGLAGIGLLPGMGAVTGAMDPGHVARGADRLRGLLSARLRSHDDVQLVMSPLEVLTPAFLRDLDGVAAAVPWVALFFDTYERTGPFLDGWLRDILVSERYGTLASEVVVTLAGRTELDRRCWADYLDCIADVPLEPFTAEEARGFLAAREIVDERIVEVILRLSGGLPVLVSTLALNRPSAPEAVDDPSDTAVERFLKWETDPFRREAALAAALPRHLDEDVFRTAVAGAPADGGPGEETSPVDTSELFTWLGTLPFVADRGGRREYHEVVRTAMLRLQRRRSPRTWATRHAHLADAAGRRRTAYEGGRDPEEWWRDERWRQERLEEIYHALCARSATGPVHGALAQALSDVLDAAEYAPGAALRAIAGTLVQAGEDGGSPEVRAWGARLRDALESPHGGPAAVLTTLLAQPGIDTGRQARIHRVRGREHRKAQEWDAAFADFDRCIELDPRDVGAFVGRGLTHRHMQQFERALQDFTRAVAVDPGSRDAVAQRGEANRYLQRHEDALADFDRVLAAHPRLAWVLGSRAASLRCLGRHEEALTALDRAIEIRPGYTWAMGEKSQTYREMGRFGEALDEIDRALRLNPQYLWARVHRSDLLWETGRFEDVLAELDRALALFPDSAVLFLRRGVARRSVGRLDGSRADLDRCAALGWDGAALHIERGTTHLLREDGNRALTDFERALGFLEGPGAPCAVAAGVTLLKASCHRRAGEHRAASAAVDAARGLLAATGPAPVVGLFLRYEAALIKSAAQGIAAATDDWEALVALTDFPDFAERVRYPGRAAYGARVVAQARTAVEPQDSGERHLPLPVQAAVAVVSRCAAGDRAGAEAMTAVLEETGGWESVAVTGSGIRDLALVPGVDAGRLDVLRRRLIRRLEAHEVRDGA; this is encoded by the coding sequence ATGGACCGGAAGCGGCTGTCGAGACAGGAGCTGGTCCGACGGCGCCGGCGCGGCGGTTTCGTGGGCCGCCGCGCGGAACTGGCCGCCTTCCGGGCCAACTTGGGCCTGGACGCCGAGGACGAGGCGTATCAGTTCCTGTTCCATGTGCATGGCCAGGCGGGCGTGGGGAAGACCTCGCTGGTCCGGCAGTTCGAGCAGACGGCGCGGGAGTGCGGGGCGCTCACCGCGTACGTGGACGAGGCGGTCGGCACGGTCGCGGACGCCATGGCCGCCGTAAGTGCTCAACTGGCCCGTCAGGGCACCCCTTTGAAGGGCTTCGACAAACTCCTCGCCACGTACCGGGAGCGGCTTCACGAGGTGGAGTCCGCGGTGGCCGACCCGGAACTGACGGCGGATGCCACCGCCGCCGGGACCACCCCGCCACCGTCCACCGGCGCGATGATCGCCGCGCAAGTGGGACTGGCCGGGATCGGCCTGCTCCCCGGGATGGGAGCCGTCACCGGCGCCATGGACCCCGGCCATGTCGCCCGGGGCGCGGACCGGCTGCGCGGTCTGCTCAGCGCGCGGCTGCGCAGCCATGACGACGTCCAGCTCGTCATGTCGCCCCTGGAGGTCCTCACCCCCGCCTTCCTGCGGGATCTGGACGGCGTGGCAGCCGCCGTGCCCTGGGTGGCGCTGTTCTTCGACACCTACGAACGCACCGGCCCGTTCCTGGACGGCTGGCTGCGGGACATCCTGGTCAGCGAGCGGTACGGAACCCTGGCGTCCGAGGTGGTGGTGACCTTGGCGGGCCGTACCGAACTGGACCGGCGCTGCTGGGCCGACTACCTCGACTGCATCGCGGACGTGCCGCTGGAGCCTTTCACCGCCGAGGAGGCCCGGGGATTCCTGGCCGCACGGGAGATCGTCGACGAGCGCATCGTGGAGGTGATCCTGCGCCTGTCCGGGGGACTGCCGGTGCTGGTGTCCACCCTGGCCCTGAACCGCCCGTCGGCCCCGGAGGCGGTGGACGACCCCAGCGACACGGCCGTCGAACGCTTCCTGAAATGGGAGACCGACCCTTTCCGCAGGGAAGCCGCGCTGGCGGCGGCGCTGCCGCGCCATCTGGACGAGGACGTCTTCCGGACGGCGGTGGCCGGGGCACCCGCAGACGGCGGCCCGGGCGAAGAGACGAGCCCCGTGGACACCTCGGAGCTGTTCACATGGCTGGGGACGCTGCCGTTCGTGGCCGACCGGGGCGGACGCCGGGAGTACCACGAGGTGGTGCGTACGGCGATGCTGCGGTTGCAGCGGCGCAGATCGCCACGGACCTGGGCGACGCGCCACGCCCACCTGGCCGATGCCGCGGGCCGACGACGCACGGCGTACGAGGGCGGCCGGGACCCGGAGGAATGGTGGCGCGACGAACGGTGGCGCCAGGAGCGGCTGGAGGAGATCTACCACGCGCTGTGCGCCCGGTCCGCGACCGGCCCGGTCCACGGAGCACTCGCGCAGGCCCTGTCCGATGTGCTGGACGCCGCCGAGTACGCGCCCGGCGCCGCCCTGCGTGCGATTGCCGGGACGCTGGTGCAGGCGGGGGAGGACGGCGGGTCGCCAGAGGTACGTGCGTGGGGCGCCCGGCTGCGCGACGCGCTGGAGAGCCCGCACGGCGGACCGGCCGCCGTACTGACCACCCTGCTCGCCCAGCCCGGCATCGACACCGGGCGGCAGGCCCGGATCCATCGGGTCCGTGGCCGCGAGCACCGCAAGGCCCAGGAGTGGGACGCGGCCTTCGCGGACTTCGACAGGTGTATCGAGCTGGACCCACGGGACGTGGGTGCGTTCGTCGGACGCGGACTGACCCATCGGCACATGCAGCAGTTCGAGCGTGCCCTCCAGGACTTCACCCGCGCAGTGGCGGTCGACCCCGGCTCGCGGGACGCCGTCGCGCAGCGCGGGGAAGCCAACCGCTACCTCCAGCGGCACGAGGATGCGCTGGCCGACTTCGACCGGGTGCTCGCCGCACACCCCCGGCTCGCGTGGGTCCTGGGCAGCAGAGCCGCGTCGCTGCGCTGCCTGGGCCGGCACGAGGAAGCACTGACGGCGCTGGACCGGGCGATCGAGATCCGGCCGGGATACACCTGGGCCATGGGGGAGAAGAGCCAGACCTATCGGGAGATGGGCCGGTTCGGGGAGGCTCTGGACGAAATCGACCGGGCACTGCGTCTCAACCCCCAATATCTGTGGGCCCGGGTGCACCGCAGTGACCTGCTGTGGGAGACGGGGCGTTTCGAGGACGTGCTCGCCGAACTGGACCGGGCGCTCGCGCTGTTCCCGGACAGCGCGGTGCTGTTCCTGCGGCGTGGTGTGGCGCGGCGCAGTGTCGGGCGACTGGACGGGAGCCGTGCGGATCTCGACCGCTGCGCGGCGCTCGGCTGGGATGGTGCCGCGCTCCACATCGAGCGCGGCACGACGCACCTGCTGCGGGAGGACGGGAACCGGGCGCTGACCGACTTCGAGCGGGCGCTCGGCTTCCTGGAGGGACCCGGTGCTCCCTGCGCCGTGGCGGCCGGTGTCACGCTGCTGAAGGCGTCCTGTCACCGCCGGGCCGGGGAGCACCGGGCGGCGTCGGCAGCCGTCGATGCGGCACGGGGTCTCCTGGCGGCGACCGGGCCGGCCCCCGTTGTGGGCTTGTTCCTGCGCTACGAGGCCGCACTGATCAAGAGTGCCGCTCAGGGGATCGCTGCCGCCACCGACGACTGGGAGGCCCTCGTGGCGCTCACGGACTTCCCGGACTTCGCCGAGCGTGTGCGATATCCGGGACGTGCGGCATATGGCGCGCGCGTGGTCGCGCAGGCGCGAACGGCCGTGGAACCACAGGACTCGGGCGAGCGGCATCTTCCGTTGCCGGTCCAGGCCGCTGTCGCCGTCGTCTCCCGGTGCGCGGCCGGGGACCGGGCGGGAGCCGAGGCCATGACGGCGGTGTTGGAGGAAACGGGCGGGTGGGAGAGCGTGGCCGTGACCGGATCCGGCATACGGGACCTCGCCCTGGTGCCGGGCGTCGATGCCGGGCGACTCGACGTACTGCGCCGAAGGCTCATACGGCGCTTGGAGGCGCACGAGGTGCGTGACGGCGCGTGA